One Clupea harengus chromosome 3, Ch_v2.0.2, whole genome shotgun sequence DNA window includes the following coding sequences:
- the dnm1l gene encoding dynamin-1-like protein isoform X3 codes for MRWCIVKNSSGKSSVLESLVGRDVLPRGTGIVTRRPLILQLVHVDPEDRRKTGDENDPSTWKNGRLYKGIEGDEWGKFLHTKSKIYTDFEEIRQEIENETERISGNNKGVSDEPIHLKVFSPHVVNLTLVDLPGITKVPVGDQPKDIELQIRELILKYISNPNSIILAVTAANTDMATSEALKVAREVDPDGRRTLAVVTKLDLMDAGTDAMDVLMGRVIPVKLGLIGVVNRSQLDINNKKKVADAIRDEHAFLQKKYPSLANRNGTKYLARTLNRLLMHHIRDCLPELKTRINVLSAQYQSLLSSYGEPVEDQSSTLLQLITKFATEYCNTIEGTAKYIETAELCGGARICYIFHETFGRTLESVDPLGGLTTIDVLTAIRNATGPRPALFVPEVSFELLVKRQVKRLEEPSLRCVELVHEEMQRIIQHCSNYSTQELLRFPKLHDAIVEVVTSLLRKRLPVTNEMVHNLVAIELAYINTKHPDFADACGLMNNNIEEQRRNRMRELPTAVPRDKSLKGPGGQSPTEQTGSPEGEGLKAGGAAQGDQDGGTGNWRGMLRKGEDGMMEDRGRSQALMPLSPQKGYAVNLLDVPVPVARKLSAREQRDCEVIERLIKSYFLIVRKNIQDSVPKAVMHFLVNHVKDSLQSELVGQLYKSGLLDDLLTESEDMAQRRNEAADMLKALQRASQVIAEIRETHLW; via the exons ATGCGGTGGTGCATTGTTAAAAAT AGCAGTGGAAAGAGCTCGGTATTGGAGAGTCTGGTCGGCAGAGACGTCTTACCCCGTGGCACTGGCATCGTCACTCGTCGACCTCTAATCTTACAGCTCGTCCATGTTGACCCAGAGGACCGAAGGAAGACTGGTGATGAAAATG ACCCCAGTACGTGGAAAAATGGACGCCTTTACAAAG GTATTGAAGGAGACGAATGGGGAAAATTTCTACACACCAAAAGCAAG ATTTACACAGACTTCGAAGAAATCAGGCAAGAAAttgaaaatgaaactgaaaggATTTCTGGCAATAACAAG GGTGTCAGTGATGAGCCTATCCACCTGAAGGTCTTCTCCCCTCATGTTGTTAACCTGACGCTTGTAGACTTGCCTGGCATCACAAAG GTCCCTGTGGGAGACCAGCCCAAAGACATTGAGCTCCAGATCCGAGAGCTGATTCTGAAGTACATTAGCAACCCCAACAGCATCATTCTGGCCGTGACGGCAGCCAACACAGACATGGCCACCTCAGAAGCCCTCAAAGTGGCCAGAGAGGTGGACCCGGATG GCCGGAGGACATTAGCCGTGGTGACAAAGCTAGACTTGATGGATGCTGGGACTGATGCCATGGATGTACTTATGGGGCGAGTCATCCCGGTCAAGCTGGGGCTTATTGGTGTGGTAAACAG gAGCCAACTTGATATCAATAACAAGAAAAAAGTAGCTGATGCCATCCGTGATGAGCATGCCTTCTTGCAGAAGAAGTACCCCTCCCTTGCGAACAGAAATGGTACCAAGTACCTGGCTAGGACATTAAATAG ATTGTTGATGCATCACATTCGTGACTGCCTGCCAGAGCTGAAGACCCGGATAAATGTGCTGTCGGCCCAGTACCAGTCTTTGCTCAGCAGCTATGGGGAGCCCGTTGAAGACCAGAGCTCTACCCTCCTCCAACTCATCACCAAGTTTGCCACAGAGTACTGCAACACCATTGAGGGCACAGCCAAATATATAGAGACCGCTGAACT ATGTGGGGGTGCAAGGATTTGCTACATTTTCCACGAGACCTTTGGGAGAACACTGGAGTCGGTGGATCCATTGGGTGGCCTCACCACCATCGATGTGCTGACCGCTATCAGGAATGCCACG ggtccCCGTCCTGCGCTCTTTGTGCCAGAGGTGTCATTTGAGCTGCTGGTGAAAAGACAGGTGAAGCGGCTGGAGGAGCCCAGTCTGCGCTGTGTGGAGCTGGTGCATGAGGAGATGCAGAGGATTATCCAGCactgcagcaattacagcacgcag GAGTTACTGAGGTTCCCAAAACTTCATGATGCCATTGTGGAAGTTGTGACTTCCCTCCTCAGGAAAAGGCTGCCAGTCACCAATGAGATG gttcaCAACTTGGTGGCAATCGAGTTGGCTTACATCAACACCAAGCACCCAGACTTTGCTGACGCATGTGGCCTGATGAACAACAACATTGAA GAGCAGAGACGTAACCGAATGCGGGAGCTGCCCACTGCGGTGCCACGGGATAAG tCCCTTAAGGGTCCAGGTGGCCAGTCCCCTACTGAGCAAACAGGCTCTCCTGAGGGCGAGGGTCTTAAG gcagGTGGTGCGGCCCAGGGAGATCAGGATGGAGGCACGGGCAACTGGAGGGGAATgctgaggaagggagaggacgGCATGATGGAAGACAGAGGCAGATCACAGGCCCTGATGCCTCTCAGTCCCCAGAAGGGCTATGCAGTCAACCTCCTAGACGTG CCTGTTCCAGTTGCTAGGAAGCTTTCAGCACGGGAACAAAGAGACTGTGAGGTTATTGAGAGGCTTATCAAGTCCTATTTCCTCATTGTCCGCAAAAACATCCAGGACAG TGTGCCAAAGGCCGTGATGCACTTTCTGGTGAACCATGTGAAGGACAGCCTACAGAGTGAGTTAGTGGGTCAGCTGTATAAGTCTGGTCTCCTAGACGATCTCCTGACAGAGTCTGAGGACATGGCCCAGCGCCGGAATGAAGCTGCTGACATGTTGAAG GCCTTGCAGAGAGCCAGCCAGGTGATTGCTGAGATCAGAGAGACCCACCTGTGGTGA
- the dnm1l gene encoding dynamin-1-like protein isoform X1 translates to MEALIPVINKLQDVFNTVGADIIQLPQIAVVGTQSSGKSSVLESLVGRDVLPRGTGIVTRRPLILQLVHVDPEDRRKTGDENDPSTWKNGRLYKGIEGDEWGKFLHTKSKIYTDFEEIRQEIENETERISGNNKGVSDEPIHLKVFSPHVVNLTLVDLPGITKVPVGDQPKDIELQIRELILKYISNPNSIILAVTAANTDMATSEALKVAREVDPDGRRTLAVVTKLDLMDAGTDAMDVLMGRVIPVKLGLIGVVNRSQLDINNKKKVADAIRDEHAFLQKKYPSLANRNGTKYLARTLNRLLMHHIRDCLPELKTRINVLSAQYQSLLSSYGEPVEDQSSTLLQLITKFATEYCNTIEGTAKYIETAELCGGARICYIFHETFGRTLESVDPLGGLTTIDVLTAIRNATGPRPALFVPEVSFELLVKRQVKRLEEPSLRCVELVHEEMQRIIQHCSNYSTQELLRFPKLHDAIVEVVTSLLRKRLPVTNEMVHNLVAIELAYINTKHPDFADACGLMNNNIEEQRRNRMRELPTAVPRDKSLKGPGGQSPTEQTGSPEGEGLKAGGAAQGDQDGGTGNWRGMLRKGEDGMMEDRGRSQALMPLSPQKGYAVNLLDVPVPVARKLSAREQRDCEVIERLIKSYFLIVRKNIQDSVPKAVMHFLVNHVKDSLQSELVGQLYKSGLLDDLLTESEDMAQRRNEAADMLKALQRASQVIAEIRETHLW, encoded by the exons AGCAGTGGAAAGAGCTCGGTATTGGAGAGTCTGGTCGGCAGAGACGTCTTACCCCGTGGCACTGGCATCGTCACTCGTCGACCTCTAATCTTACAGCTCGTCCATGTTGACCCAGAGGACCGAAGGAAGACTGGTGATGAAAATG ACCCCAGTACGTGGAAAAATGGACGCCTTTACAAAG GTATTGAAGGAGACGAATGGGGAAAATTTCTACACACCAAAAGCAAG ATTTACACAGACTTCGAAGAAATCAGGCAAGAAAttgaaaatgaaactgaaaggATTTCTGGCAATAACAAG GGTGTCAGTGATGAGCCTATCCACCTGAAGGTCTTCTCCCCTCATGTTGTTAACCTGACGCTTGTAGACTTGCCTGGCATCACAAAG GTCCCTGTGGGAGACCAGCCCAAAGACATTGAGCTCCAGATCCGAGAGCTGATTCTGAAGTACATTAGCAACCCCAACAGCATCATTCTGGCCGTGACGGCAGCCAACACAGACATGGCCACCTCAGAAGCCCTCAAAGTGGCCAGAGAGGTGGACCCGGATG GCCGGAGGACATTAGCCGTGGTGACAAAGCTAGACTTGATGGATGCTGGGACTGATGCCATGGATGTACTTATGGGGCGAGTCATCCCGGTCAAGCTGGGGCTTATTGGTGTGGTAAACAG gAGCCAACTTGATATCAATAACAAGAAAAAAGTAGCTGATGCCATCCGTGATGAGCATGCCTTCTTGCAGAAGAAGTACCCCTCCCTTGCGAACAGAAATGGTACCAAGTACCTGGCTAGGACATTAAATAG ATTGTTGATGCATCACATTCGTGACTGCCTGCCAGAGCTGAAGACCCGGATAAATGTGCTGTCGGCCCAGTACCAGTCTTTGCTCAGCAGCTATGGGGAGCCCGTTGAAGACCAGAGCTCTACCCTCCTCCAACTCATCACCAAGTTTGCCACAGAGTACTGCAACACCATTGAGGGCACAGCCAAATATATAGAGACCGCTGAACT ATGTGGGGGTGCAAGGATTTGCTACATTTTCCACGAGACCTTTGGGAGAACACTGGAGTCGGTGGATCCATTGGGTGGCCTCACCACCATCGATGTGCTGACCGCTATCAGGAATGCCACG ggtccCCGTCCTGCGCTCTTTGTGCCAGAGGTGTCATTTGAGCTGCTGGTGAAAAGACAGGTGAAGCGGCTGGAGGAGCCCAGTCTGCGCTGTGTGGAGCTGGTGCATGAGGAGATGCAGAGGATTATCCAGCactgcagcaattacagcacgcag GAGTTACTGAGGTTCCCAAAACTTCATGATGCCATTGTGGAAGTTGTGACTTCCCTCCTCAGGAAAAGGCTGCCAGTCACCAATGAGATG gttcaCAACTTGGTGGCAATCGAGTTGGCTTACATCAACACCAAGCACCCAGACTTTGCTGACGCATGTGGCCTGATGAACAACAACATTGAA GAGCAGAGACGTAACCGAATGCGGGAGCTGCCCACTGCGGTGCCACGGGATAAG tCCCTTAAGGGTCCAGGTGGCCAGTCCCCTACTGAGCAAACAGGCTCTCCTGAGGGCGAGGGTCTTAAG gcagGTGGTGCGGCCCAGGGAGATCAGGATGGAGGCACGGGCAACTGGAGGGGAATgctgaggaagggagaggacgGCATGATGGAAGACAGAGGCAGATCACAGGCCCTGATGCCTCTCAGTCCCCAGAAGGGCTATGCAGTCAACCTCCTAGACGTG CCTGTTCCAGTTGCTAGGAAGCTTTCAGCACGGGAACAAAGAGACTGTGAGGTTATTGAGAGGCTTATCAAGTCCTATTTCCTCATTGTCCGCAAAAACATCCAGGACAG TGTGCCAAAGGCCGTGATGCACTTTCTGGTGAACCATGTGAAGGACAGCCTACAGAGTGAGTTAGTGGGTCAGCTGTATAAGTCTGGTCTCCTAGACGATCTCCTGACAGAGTCTGAGGACATGGCCCAGCGCCGGAATGAAGCTGCTGACATGTTGAAG GCCTTGCAGAGAGCCAGCCAGGTGATTGCTGAGATCAGAGAGACCCACCTGTGGTGA
- the dnm1l gene encoding dynamin-1-like protein isoform X4 produces MEALIPVINKLQDVFNTVGADIIQLPQIAVVGTQSSGKSSVLESLVGRDVLPRGTGIVTRRPLILQLVHVDPEDRRKTGDENDPSTWKNGRLYKGIEGDEWGKFLHTKSKIYTDFEEIRQEIENETERISGNNKGVSDEPIHLKVFSPHVVNLTLVDLPGITKVPVGDQPKDIELQIRELILKYISNPNSIILAVTAANTDMATSEALKVAREVDPDGRRTLAVVTKLDLMDAGTDAMDVLMGRVIPVKLGLIGVVNRSQLDINNKKKVADAIRDEHAFLQKKYPSLANRNGTKYLARTLNRLLMHHIRDCLPELKTRINVLSAQYQSLLSSYGEPVEDQSSTLLQLITKFATEYCNTIEGTAKYIETAELCGGARICYIFHETFGRTLESVDPLGGLTTIDVLTAIRNATGPRPALFVPEVSFELLVKRQVKRLEEPSLRCVELVHEEMQRIIQHCSNYSTQELLRFPKLHDAIVEVVTSLLRKRLPVTNEMVHNLVAIELAYINTKHPDFADACGLMNNNIEEQRRNRMRELPTAVPRDKAGGAAQGDQDGGTGNWRGMLRKGEDGMMEDRGRSQALMPLSPQKGYAVNLLDVPVPVARKLSAREQRDCEVIERLIKSYFLIVRKNIQDSVPKAVMHFLVNHVKDSLQSELVGQLYKSGLLDDLLTESEDMAQRRNEAADMLKALQRASQVIAEIRETHLW; encoded by the exons AGCAGTGGAAAGAGCTCGGTATTGGAGAGTCTGGTCGGCAGAGACGTCTTACCCCGTGGCACTGGCATCGTCACTCGTCGACCTCTAATCTTACAGCTCGTCCATGTTGACCCAGAGGACCGAAGGAAGACTGGTGATGAAAATG ACCCCAGTACGTGGAAAAATGGACGCCTTTACAAAG GTATTGAAGGAGACGAATGGGGAAAATTTCTACACACCAAAAGCAAG ATTTACACAGACTTCGAAGAAATCAGGCAAGAAAttgaaaatgaaactgaaaggATTTCTGGCAATAACAAG GGTGTCAGTGATGAGCCTATCCACCTGAAGGTCTTCTCCCCTCATGTTGTTAACCTGACGCTTGTAGACTTGCCTGGCATCACAAAG GTCCCTGTGGGAGACCAGCCCAAAGACATTGAGCTCCAGATCCGAGAGCTGATTCTGAAGTACATTAGCAACCCCAACAGCATCATTCTGGCCGTGACGGCAGCCAACACAGACATGGCCACCTCAGAAGCCCTCAAAGTGGCCAGAGAGGTGGACCCGGATG GCCGGAGGACATTAGCCGTGGTGACAAAGCTAGACTTGATGGATGCTGGGACTGATGCCATGGATGTACTTATGGGGCGAGTCATCCCGGTCAAGCTGGGGCTTATTGGTGTGGTAAACAG gAGCCAACTTGATATCAATAACAAGAAAAAAGTAGCTGATGCCATCCGTGATGAGCATGCCTTCTTGCAGAAGAAGTACCCCTCCCTTGCGAACAGAAATGGTACCAAGTACCTGGCTAGGACATTAAATAG ATTGTTGATGCATCACATTCGTGACTGCCTGCCAGAGCTGAAGACCCGGATAAATGTGCTGTCGGCCCAGTACCAGTCTTTGCTCAGCAGCTATGGGGAGCCCGTTGAAGACCAGAGCTCTACCCTCCTCCAACTCATCACCAAGTTTGCCACAGAGTACTGCAACACCATTGAGGGCACAGCCAAATATATAGAGACCGCTGAACT ATGTGGGGGTGCAAGGATTTGCTACATTTTCCACGAGACCTTTGGGAGAACACTGGAGTCGGTGGATCCATTGGGTGGCCTCACCACCATCGATGTGCTGACCGCTATCAGGAATGCCACG ggtccCCGTCCTGCGCTCTTTGTGCCAGAGGTGTCATTTGAGCTGCTGGTGAAAAGACAGGTGAAGCGGCTGGAGGAGCCCAGTCTGCGCTGTGTGGAGCTGGTGCATGAGGAGATGCAGAGGATTATCCAGCactgcagcaattacagcacgcag GAGTTACTGAGGTTCCCAAAACTTCATGATGCCATTGTGGAAGTTGTGACTTCCCTCCTCAGGAAAAGGCTGCCAGTCACCAATGAGATG gttcaCAACTTGGTGGCAATCGAGTTGGCTTACATCAACACCAAGCACCCAGACTTTGCTGACGCATGTGGCCTGATGAACAACAACATTGAA GAGCAGAGACGTAACCGAATGCGGGAGCTGCCCACTGCGGTGCCACGGGATAAG gcagGTGGTGCGGCCCAGGGAGATCAGGATGGAGGCACGGGCAACTGGAGGGGAATgctgaggaagggagaggacgGCATGATGGAAGACAGAGGCAGATCACAGGCCCTGATGCCTCTCAGTCCCCAGAAGGGCTATGCAGTCAACCTCCTAGACGTG CCTGTTCCAGTTGCTAGGAAGCTTTCAGCACGGGAACAAAGAGACTGTGAGGTTATTGAGAGGCTTATCAAGTCCTATTTCCTCATTGTCCGCAAAAACATCCAGGACAG TGTGCCAAAGGCCGTGATGCACTTTCTGGTGAACCATGTGAAGGACAGCCTACAGAGTGAGTTAGTGGGTCAGCTGTATAAGTCTGGTCTCCTAGACGATCTCCTGACAGAGTCTGAGGACATGGCCCAGCGCCGGAATGAAGCTGCTGACATGTTGAAG GCCTTGCAGAGAGCCAGCCAGGTGATTGCTGAGATCAGAGAGACCCACCTGTGGTGA
- the dnm1l gene encoding dynamin-1-like protein isoform X5, with protein MEALIPVINKLQDVFNTVGADIIQLPQIAVVGTQSSGKSSVLESLVGRDVLPRGTGIVTRRPLILQLVHVDPEDRRKTGDENGIEGDEWGKFLHTKSKIYTDFEEIRQEIENETERISGNNKGVSDEPIHLKVFSPHVVNLTLVDLPGITKVPVGDQPKDIELQIRELILKYISNPNSIILAVTAANTDMATSEALKVAREVDPDGRRTLAVVTKLDLMDAGTDAMDVLMGRVIPVKLGLIGVVNRSQLDINNKKKVADAIRDEHAFLQKKYPSLANRNGTKYLARTLNRLLMHHIRDCLPELKTRINVLSAQYQSLLSSYGEPVEDQSSTLLQLITKFATEYCNTIEGTAKYIETAELCGGARICYIFHETFGRTLESVDPLGGLTTIDVLTAIRNATGPRPALFVPEVSFELLVKRQVKRLEEPSLRCVELVHEEMQRIIQHCSNYSTQELLRFPKLHDAIVEVVTSLLRKRLPVTNEMVHNLVAIELAYINTKHPDFADACGLMNNNIEEQRRNRMRELPTAVPRDKAGGAAQGDQDGGTGNWRGMLRKGEDGMMEDRGRSQALMPLSPQKGYAVNLLDVPVPVARKLSAREQRDCEVIERLIKSYFLIVRKNIQDSVPKAVMHFLVNHVKDSLQSELVGQLYKSGLLDDLLTESEDMAQRRNEAADMLKALQRASQVIAEIRETHLW; from the exons AGCAGTGGAAAGAGCTCGGTATTGGAGAGTCTGGTCGGCAGAGACGTCTTACCCCGTGGCACTGGCATCGTCACTCGTCGACCTCTAATCTTACAGCTCGTCCATGTTGACCCAGAGGACCGAAGGAAGACTGGTGATGAAAATG GTATTGAAGGAGACGAATGGGGAAAATTTCTACACACCAAAAGCAAG ATTTACACAGACTTCGAAGAAATCAGGCAAGAAAttgaaaatgaaactgaaaggATTTCTGGCAATAACAAG GGTGTCAGTGATGAGCCTATCCACCTGAAGGTCTTCTCCCCTCATGTTGTTAACCTGACGCTTGTAGACTTGCCTGGCATCACAAAG GTCCCTGTGGGAGACCAGCCCAAAGACATTGAGCTCCAGATCCGAGAGCTGATTCTGAAGTACATTAGCAACCCCAACAGCATCATTCTGGCCGTGACGGCAGCCAACACAGACATGGCCACCTCAGAAGCCCTCAAAGTGGCCAGAGAGGTGGACCCGGATG GCCGGAGGACATTAGCCGTGGTGACAAAGCTAGACTTGATGGATGCTGGGACTGATGCCATGGATGTACTTATGGGGCGAGTCATCCCGGTCAAGCTGGGGCTTATTGGTGTGGTAAACAG gAGCCAACTTGATATCAATAACAAGAAAAAAGTAGCTGATGCCATCCGTGATGAGCATGCCTTCTTGCAGAAGAAGTACCCCTCCCTTGCGAACAGAAATGGTACCAAGTACCTGGCTAGGACATTAAATAG ATTGTTGATGCATCACATTCGTGACTGCCTGCCAGAGCTGAAGACCCGGATAAATGTGCTGTCGGCCCAGTACCAGTCTTTGCTCAGCAGCTATGGGGAGCCCGTTGAAGACCAGAGCTCTACCCTCCTCCAACTCATCACCAAGTTTGCCACAGAGTACTGCAACACCATTGAGGGCACAGCCAAATATATAGAGACCGCTGAACT ATGTGGGGGTGCAAGGATTTGCTACATTTTCCACGAGACCTTTGGGAGAACACTGGAGTCGGTGGATCCATTGGGTGGCCTCACCACCATCGATGTGCTGACCGCTATCAGGAATGCCACG ggtccCCGTCCTGCGCTCTTTGTGCCAGAGGTGTCATTTGAGCTGCTGGTGAAAAGACAGGTGAAGCGGCTGGAGGAGCCCAGTCTGCGCTGTGTGGAGCTGGTGCATGAGGAGATGCAGAGGATTATCCAGCactgcagcaattacagcacgcag GAGTTACTGAGGTTCCCAAAACTTCATGATGCCATTGTGGAAGTTGTGACTTCCCTCCTCAGGAAAAGGCTGCCAGTCACCAATGAGATG gttcaCAACTTGGTGGCAATCGAGTTGGCTTACATCAACACCAAGCACCCAGACTTTGCTGACGCATGTGGCCTGATGAACAACAACATTGAA GAGCAGAGACGTAACCGAATGCGGGAGCTGCCCACTGCGGTGCCACGGGATAAG gcagGTGGTGCGGCCCAGGGAGATCAGGATGGAGGCACGGGCAACTGGAGGGGAATgctgaggaagggagaggacgGCATGATGGAAGACAGAGGCAGATCACAGGCCCTGATGCCTCTCAGTCCCCAGAAGGGCTATGCAGTCAACCTCCTAGACGTG CCTGTTCCAGTTGCTAGGAAGCTTTCAGCACGGGAACAAAGAGACTGTGAGGTTATTGAGAGGCTTATCAAGTCCTATTTCCTCATTGTCCGCAAAAACATCCAGGACAG TGTGCCAAAGGCCGTGATGCACTTTCTGGTGAACCATGTGAAGGACAGCCTACAGAGTGAGTTAGTGGGTCAGCTGTATAAGTCTGGTCTCCTAGACGATCTCCTGACAGAGTCTGAGGACATGGCCCAGCGCCGGAATGAAGCTGCTGACATGTTGAAG GCCTTGCAGAGAGCCAGCCAGGTGATTGCTGAGATCAGAGAGACCCACCTGTGGTGA
- the dnm1l gene encoding dynamin-1-like protein isoform X2, translating to MEALIPVINKLQDVFNTVGADIIQLPQIAVVGTQSSGKSSVLESLVGRDVLPRGTGIVTRRPLILQLVHVDPEDRRKTGDENGIEGDEWGKFLHTKSKIYTDFEEIRQEIENETERISGNNKGVSDEPIHLKVFSPHVVNLTLVDLPGITKVPVGDQPKDIELQIRELILKYISNPNSIILAVTAANTDMATSEALKVAREVDPDGRRTLAVVTKLDLMDAGTDAMDVLMGRVIPVKLGLIGVVNRSQLDINNKKKVADAIRDEHAFLQKKYPSLANRNGTKYLARTLNRLLMHHIRDCLPELKTRINVLSAQYQSLLSSYGEPVEDQSSTLLQLITKFATEYCNTIEGTAKYIETAELCGGARICYIFHETFGRTLESVDPLGGLTTIDVLTAIRNATGPRPALFVPEVSFELLVKRQVKRLEEPSLRCVELVHEEMQRIIQHCSNYSTQELLRFPKLHDAIVEVVTSLLRKRLPVTNEMVHNLVAIELAYINTKHPDFADACGLMNNNIEEQRRNRMRELPTAVPRDKSLKGPGGQSPTEQTGSPEGEGLKAGGAAQGDQDGGTGNWRGMLRKGEDGMMEDRGRSQALMPLSPQKGYAVNLLDVPVPVARKLSAREQRDCEVIERLIKSYFLIVRKNIQDSVPKAVMHFLVNHVKDSLQSELVGQLYKSGLLDDLLTESEDMAQRRNEAADMLKALQRASQVIAEIRETHLW from the exons AGCAGTGGAAAGAGCTCGGTATTGGAGAGTCTGGTCGGCAGAGACGTCTTACCCCGTGGCACTGGCATCGTCACTCGTCGACCTCTAATCTTACAGCTCGTCCATGTTGACCCAGAGGACCGAAGGAAGACTGGTGATGAAAATG GTATTGAAGGAGACGAATGGGGAAAATTTCTACACACCAAAAGCAAG ATTTACACAGACTTCGAAGAAATCAGGCAAGAAAttgaaaatgaaactgaaaggATTTCTGGCAATAACAAG GGTGTCAGTGATGAGCCTATCCACCTGAAGGTCTTCTCCCCTCATGTTGTTAACCTGACGCTTGTAGACTTGCCTGGCATCACAAAG GTCCCTGTGGGAGACCAGCCCAAAGACATTGAGCTCCAGATCCGAGAGCTGATTCTGAAGTACATTAGCAACCCCAACAGCATCATTCTGGCCGTGACGGCAGCCAACACAGACATGGCCACCTCAGAAGCCCTCAAAGTGGCCAGAGAGGTGGACCCGGATG GCCGGAGGACATTAGCCGTGGTGACAAAGCTAGACTTGATGGATGCTGGGACTGATGCCATGGATGTACTTATGGGGCGAGTCATCCCGGTCAAGCTGGGGCTTATTGGTGTGGTAAACAG gAGCCAACTTGATATCAATAACAAGAAAAAAGTAGCTGATGCCATCCGTGATGAGCATGCCTTCTTGCAGAAGAAGTACCCCTCCCTTGCGAACAGAAATGGTACCAAGTACCTGGCTAGGACATTAAATAG ATTGTTGATGCATCACATTCGTGACTGCCTGCCAGAGCTGAAGACCCGGATAAATGTGCTGTCGGCCCAGTACCAGTCTTTGCTCAGCAGCTATGGGGAGCCCGTTGAAGACCAGAGCTCTACCCTCCTCCAACTCATCACCAAGTTTGCCACAGAGTACTGCAACACCATTGAGGGCACAGCCAAATATATAGAGACCGCTGAACT ATGTGGGGGTGCAAGGATTTGCTACATTTTCCACGAGACCTTTGGGAGAACACTGGAGTCGGTGGATCCATTGGGTGGCCTCACCACCATCGATGTGCTGACCGCTATCAGGAATGCCACG ggtccCCGTCCTGCGCTCTTTGTGCCAGAGGTGTCATTTGAGCTGCTGGTGAAAAGACAGGTGAAGCGGCTGGAGGAGCCCAGTCTGCGCTGTGTGGAGCTGGTGCATGAGGAGATGCAGAGGATTATCCAGCactgcagcaattacagcacgcag GAGTTACTGAGGTTCCCAAAACTTCATGATGCCATTGTGGAAGTTGTGACTTCCCTCCTCAGGAAAAGGCTGCCAGTCACCAATGAGATG gttcaCAACTTGGTGGCAATCGAGTTGGCTTACATCAACACCAAGCACCCAGACTTTGCTGACGCATGTGGCCTGATGAACAACAACATTGAA GAGCAGAGACGTAACCGAATGCGGGAGCTGCCCACTGCGGTGCCACGGGATAAG tCCCTTAAGGGTCCAGGTGGCCAGTCCCCTACTGAGCAAACAGGCTCTCCTGAGGGCGAGGGTCTTAAG gcagGTGGTGCGGCCCAGGGAGATCAGGATGGAGGCACGGGCAACTGGAGGGGAATgctgaggaagggagaggacgGCATGATGGAAGACAGAGGCAGATCACAGGCCCTGATGCCTCTCAGTCCCCAGAAGGGCTATGCAGTCAACCTCCTAGACGTG CCTGTTCCAGTTGCTAGGAAGCTTTCAGCACGGGAACAAAGAGACTGTGAGGTTATTGAGAGGCTTATCAAGTCCTATTTCCTCATTGTCCGCAAAAACATCCAGGACAG TGTGCCAAAGGCCGTGATGCACTTTCTGGTGAACCATGTGAAGGACAGCCTACAGAGTGAGTTAGTGGGTCAGCTGTATAAGTCTGGTCTCCTAGACGATCTCCTGACAGAGTCTGAGGACATGGCCCAGCGCCGGAATGAAGCTGCTGACATGTTGAAG GCCTTGCAGAGAGCCAGCCAGGTGATTGCTGAGATCAGAGAGACCCACCTGTGGTGA